In Felis catus isolate Fca126 chromosome C2, F.catus_Fca126_mat1.0, whole genome shotgun sequence, a single window of DNA contains:
- the CBR3 gene encoding carbonyl reductase [NADPH] 3, translating to MSSCSRVALVTGANKGIGFAIARDLCRQFSGDVVLTARDAARGRAAVQQLQAEGLSPRFHLLDIDDLQSIRALRDFLRKEYGGLNVLVNNAGIAFQPDDPTPFDIRAEITLKTNFFATRNVCIELLPIIKPHGRVVNISSLEGSKALENCSPDLQKKFRCETLTEGDLVDLMKKFVEDANNEVHEREGWPNSAYGVSKLGVTVLSRILARRLDEKRKADRILLNACCPGWVKTDLGGPCGPRTVEEGAETPVYLALLPPDATEPHGQLVHDKVIQNW from the exons ATGTCGTCCTGCAGCCGCGTGGCGCTGGTGACCGGGGCCAACAAAGGCATCGGCTTCGCCATCGCGCGCGACCTGTGCCGGCAATTTTCGGGGGACGTGGTGCTCACGGCGCGGGACGCGGCGCGGGGCCGGGCGGCAGTGCAGCAGCTCCAGGCCGAGGGCCTGAGCCCCCGCTTCCACCTGCTGGACATCGACGACCTGCAGAGCATCCGCGCCCTGCGCGACTTCCTGCGCAAGGAGTACGGGGGCCTCAACGTGTTGGTCAACAACGCAGGCATCGCCTTCCAGC CTGATGATCCAACACCCTTTGACATTCGAGCTGAGATAACACTGAAGACAAACTTTTTTGCCACAAGGAATGTCTGCATAGAATTACTGCCAATAATAAAACCTCACG GCAGGGTGGTGAATATCAGCAGTTTAGAGGGCTCCAAAGCTCTTGAAAATTGCAGCCCAGATCTACAGAAGAAGTTCCGATGCGAGACGCTCACAGAAGGGGACCTGGTGGACCTCATGAAAAAGTTTGTGGAGGATGCAAACAACGAAGTGCACGAGAGGGAAGGCTGGCCCAACTCGGCTTATGGGGTGTCCAAGCTGGGGGTCACGGTCTTATCAAGGATCTTGGCCCGGCGTCTGGATGAGAAGAGAAAAGCGGACAGGATTCTGCTGAACGCATGCTGCCCGGGGTGGGTGAAAACGGACCTGGGTGGGCCTTGCGGCCCCAGGACTGTGGAGGAGGGAGCTGAGACCCCTGTCTACTTGGCCCTCCTGCCTCCAGATGCTACCGAGCCTCATGGCCAGCTGGTCCATGACAAAGTCATCCAAAACTGGTGA